In Actinomadura luteofluorescens, the sequence TGCGTGCTGCCCGACTTCATTCGCCCGGCATTGCGGGACGCGCTGCGCGCGGAATGCGGGGCGATCGCACCGCACGCGCATTACGACGTGGAAACGGTGAACGCCTACAACATCGACGTGAGCACGCCATTGCCGGAGGACCACCCCGGGCGCCTCACCGTCGAGCGGGGCAACGCGTTCGTCGCCCGCGACCACATCCCCGCCGGGTCCGTCGTCCACCGGCTCTACGCGAGCGGGCTCTTCCAGCGGTTCGTGGCGGCCCTGCTTCGGGCTGCCCCGGGTCCACGAGCTGGCCGACCCGCTGTCGGGGCTCGTCCTCAACGTCGTCAACCCGGGAATGGAGCACCCCTGGCACTTCGACACCAACGAGTTCACCGTCAGCCTGCTGACGCAGGAGCCCGAGGACGGGGGCGTCTTCGAGTACTGCCCGAACATCAGGTCGGCGGAGGCGGAGAACTTCGGCGACGTGCGCCGCGTGCTGACCGGGCACGGCGGCGACCTCGTCCGCGGGCTCAGGCTCCGCCCCGGTGACCTGCAGCTGTTCAGGGGACGGTACTCGCTGCACCGGGTCGCCGCGGTCCGGGGGGACACGGCGCGGCACACGGCGATCCTCGCCTACAGCGAGCGCCCGGGGGTCATCGGCAGCGTCGCGCGCACGAGGCAGCTCTTCGGCCGCGTCCTGCCCGAGCACCTGGCGGCGGAGGGACGCGCCGTCAGGGTCGACCGGCTGCTGGACTAGGAGGCACCCGCCCGTGCGCACGGACGCCACAGGGAAGATCTCGCTCGACCACATCTACACCAGCCCCGATCCTCGCGCCTACTTCGGCACGCTGCGCGAACTCCACTACGACATCCCGGAACTGGCCAAACCGCACTTCCAGCGGCTCATCGCCGAATACCGGGAGGCGCGCGGCGTCCCGGTCCCCACCGTTCTCGATATCGGCTGTTCCTACGGCATTAATGCGGCTCTGCTGAAATACGGCGTGACGATGGCGGACCTGTACGATCGCTACGGCGGTCCCGACGCCCCCGGACGCACACGCGCCGGCCTTCTGGCCCGAGACCGGGAGTTGGTCCGTTCCCGTGAAGCGACGAACCGCCTGCGTTTCCTCGGCCTCGACGCGTCCGACAGCGCCCTTTCCTACGCGCTCGAAGCGGGCTTCCTCGACGGCGCCGTCCACGCGGACCTGGAGAACGGCGAGCCGACCGCCGAGCAGCGCGCCCAGCTCGCCGGAACGGACCTGGTCATCTCGACGGGGTGCCTCGGCTACGTCACCGAGCGCACCCTCACCCGCGTCGTCGAGGCGCACGGGGAGCGCAGGCCGTGGATGGCACATTTCGTGCTGCGCATGTTCCCGTTCGACCCGATCGCCGAAGCGCTCGCGGCCGCCGGGTACACGACCGTTCGCCACGAGGGCCTGTTCCGGCAGCGGCGGTTCGCGACGCCGCAGGAGCAGGAACTCGTCCTGGACCGGCTCGCCGAGGTCGGCGCCGACCCGGACGGCCTGGAGACCGGCGGCTGGTTCTACGCGCAGCTCTACATCAGCCGTCCACGCGACTGACCCCTTCCGACCGGTCGCGGACACGTGACCCGGGGAACGAACAGAACAAGAGGATCGATGTGAACGCCGGCCAAGAACTGTCGTCCCGCACCTTCGGCAACGAGGAGCGCCTGCCGCGGGTGCCGCTGCCCACGCTCGACGCCACCTGCGAGCGGTTCCTCGAATGGTGCGGACCGCTGCTGACCGCGGACGAGCGGGCCCGGACCGAGTCGGCGCTGGCCTCGTTCGCCCGCCCGGACGGCCCGGGCCGCGCGCTGCACGCGGCGCTGGAGCGCTACGACGCGAGCGAGGGGGTGGAGAGCTGGCTGGACACGTTCTGGCCCTACCGCTACCTCGGCCGCCGCGACCGGATCGCGCTGAACGCCAACTTCTTCTTCCTGTTCAAGGAGTCGCCGGAGGGACAGGTCGAGCGCGCGGCCGGGCTCATCGCCGGGGCGCTGGACTACAAGCTGCGGCTCGACCGGGAGGAGATCCCGCCGGTCGTGCAGCGCGGCCGCCCGCTGTCGATGGCGCAGAACCGGTACCTGTTCTCCACGACCCGCATCCCCGGCGCCGAACAGGACACCGTCCGCGCCCCCTACACCGCCGAGTGGCCGGGGCCGTCGGACGCCCGCCACATCGTGGTGCTGTTCCGCGGCAACATGATCAAAATGGACGTGCTCGGTCCCGACGGCCACCCCCACACGCTGGAGGAGCTGCGCGAGGGCCTCGGTTCCGTGCTGAAGGCGGAGGCGGCGCCGGTGCCGTCCGCCGGGCACCTCACCACCAAGGCCCGCGCCGAGTGGGCGGCGAGCCGCGAGGCCCTGCTGGCCCTCGGCAACGCCAAGGCGCTCGACG encodes:
- a CDS encoding HalD/BesD family halogenase; amino-acid sequence: MEHPWHFDTNEFTVSLLTQEPEDGGVFEYCPNIRSAEAENFGDVRRVLTGHGGDLVRGLRLRPGDLQLFRGRYSLHRVAAVRGDTARHTAILAYSERPGVIGSVARTRQLFGRVLPEHLAAEGRAVRVDRLLD
- a CDS encoding class I SAM-dependent methyltransferase: MRTDATGKISLDHIYTSPDPRAYFGTLRELHYDIPELAKPHFQRLIAEYREARGVPVPTVLDIGCSYGINAALLKYGVTMADLYDRYGGPDAPGRTRAGLLARDRELVRSREATNRLRFLGLDASDSALSYALEAGFLDGAVHADLENGEPTAEQRAQLAGTDLVISTGCLGYVTERTLTRVVEAHGERRPWMAHFVLRMFPFDPIAEALAAAGYTTVRHEGLFRQRRFATPQEQELVLDRLAEVGADPDGLETGGWFYAQLYISRPRD